Proteins co-encoded in one Octopus bimaculoides isolate UCB-OBI-ISO-001 chromosome 9, ASM119413v2, whole genome shotgun sequence genomic window:
- the LOC128248750 gene encoding uncharacterized protein DDB_G0271670-like → SSSSSSLSSSSSSSSSSSSSSSSSSSSSSSSSSSSSSSSSFSSSSSSSSSSSSSSSTSSSLSSSSSSSSSSSSSSSSSSSSSSSSSSSSSSSFSSSSSSSTSSTSSSSSSSSSSSSSSSSSTSSSSSSSSSSSSSSSSSSSSSSSSSTSSSSSSSSSSSSSPSSPSSSSSSSSSSSSSSSSSSSTSSSSSSSSSSSSSSSSSSSSSSISSSSSSSSSSSSTPSSSSSSSSSSSSSSSSPSSSSSSSSSSSSSSSSPSSSSSSSSSSSSSSSSTSSSSSSSSSSSSTSSSSSSSSSSSSSSSSSSSIASSSSSSSSSSSTPSSSSSSSSSSSSSSSSSSSPSS, encoded by the exons tcatcttcatcatcctcattatcatcatcatcttcatcatcctcatcatcctcatcatcatcatcatcctcatcatcatcctcatcatcatcatcatcatcctcatcctcatcatcatcattctcatcatcatcatcctcatcctcatcatcatcatcttcgtcatcaacctcatcatctttatcatcatcatcatcatcatcatcatcatcatcatcatcgtcatcttcgtcatcatcatcatcatcatcatcatcatcatcatcatcctcatcattctcatcatcatcatcatcatcaacctcatcaacctcatcatcctcatcatcctcatcatcatcatcatcatcgtcgtcatcatcaacatcgtcatcctcatcatcatcatcatcatcttcatcatcatcttcttcatcatcatcctcatcatcgtcatcatcaacatcgtcatcctcctcatcatcatcatcatcctcatcatcaccatcatcaccatcctcatcatcatcatcatcatcatcctcatcatcgtcatcctcatcatcatcatccacatcatcatcatcatcatcatcatcttcatcatcatcttcttcatcatcatcctcatcatcgtcatcaatatcgtcatcctcatcatcatcatcatcatcctcatcaacaccatcatcatcatcctcctcctcctcctcctcctcatcatcatcatcatcaccatcctcatcatcgtcatcctcatcatcatcatcatcatcatc atcatcaccatcatcatcatcctcatcctcatcatcatcatcatcgtcgtcatcatcaacatcgtcatcctcatcatcatcatcatcatcatcatcaacatcatcatcatcatcttcatcatcatcttcttcatcatcatcctcatcatcgtcatcaatagcgtcatcctcatcctcatcatcatcatcctcatcaacaccatcatcatcatcatcatcatcctcatcctcctcctcctcatcatcatcatcatcatcaccatcctca